A single Anopheles arabiensis isolate DONGOLA chromosome 2, AaraD3, whole genome shotgun sequence DNA region contains:
- the LOC120893607 gene encoding protein odr-4 homolog: MGRSVLCESFVEDYLRQLSRKAGVCMGLLVGQPSAGGKDYIVHASRITDEETADDSQKLNATVAAQHALDATRMLPGGMYVMGIFVIHPKNVFQEPTLLSSIKFILMSMKATFDANPLLMGTCEELEKGEKLVLHYSSGSKAHVCKTVSLAAENPTVLPCDWKFVERLTTWHKLNVYFETDEVYPLKQQADQEQYDTEANLTECAKKLKGQLMDAKILFDGAPKLGADTVEGVLTMKNQDKFLANVYLPTSAELTASEAKIEQFEGTLKFDGIVSSQIYIHSRCTFAEAERFIVTDIVRSLMSRIQIHCDSLVQTEDTPQDKITLNELPRRVYFPVRQGPGGFPVEFSDYLFPEESVETPLVRIKEILDVGVTARDLKCTVELVPAVKEDEQRPAGEEEVWRKTSTEDDFEGKLNLPVVGGLVAVIVLLIALLVYYFMK, from the exons ATGGGTCGTTCGGTGTTGTGCGAATCGTTCGTGGAGGATTATCTGCGTCAGCTCAGCCGCAAGGCCGGAGTCTGCATGGGACTGCTGGTCGGGCAACCGTCGGCCGGCGGAAAGGATTACATTGTCCACGCGAGCCGCATCACGGACGAAGAAACAGCGGACGATTCGCAAAAGCTAAACGCAACGGTGGCTGCGCAGCACGCTTTGGATGCGACCCGAATGCTGCCGGGCGGCATGTACGTGATGGGCATCTTTGTGATCCACCCGAAGAATGTGTTCCAAGAGCCGACCCTGCTGTCCTCGATCAAGTTCATCCTGATGAGCATGAAGGCAACGTTCGATGCGAACCCGCTGCTGATGGGCACGTGCGAGGAGCTAGAGAAGGGCGAGAAGCTGGTGCTGCACTATTCGTCCGGCAGCAAAGCGCACGTGTGCAAAACCGTTTCCCTGGCGGCGGAAAATCCGACCGTCCTGCCGTGCGACTGGAAGTTTGTCGAGCGCCTAACGACCTGGCACAAGCTGAACGTGTACTTCGAGACGGACGAGGTGTACCCGTTGAAGCAACAGGCCGACCAGGAACAGTACGACACGGAGGCAAACTTGACGGAATGTGCCAAAAAGCTGAAAGGGCAGCTGATGGATGCGAAAATTCTGTTCGATGGAGCGCCGAAGCTAGGCGCCGACACCGTGGAGGGTGTGCTGACGATGAAAAATCAAGATAAATTCCTGGCAAACGTTTATCTGCCGACG TCTGCCGAACTTACCGCGAGTGAGGCGAAAATAGAACAGTTCGAGGGTACGCTGAAATTCGACGGCATCGTCAGCTCACAGATTTACATCCACTCGCGATGCACGTTCGCTGAAGCGGAACGCTTCATCGTCACCGACATCGTACGGTCGCTGATGTCGCGCATTCAAATCCACTGTGATTCGCTGGTACAGACGGAGGACACGCCGCAGGACAAGATTACGCTGAACGAGCTGCCCCGCCGCGTGTACTTCCCGGTGCGCCAGGGTCCGGGCGGTTTTCCGGTAGAGTTCAGCGACTATCTGTTTCCGGAGGAAAGCGTCGAAACGCCGCTGGTGCGGATAAAGGAAATACTGGATGTAGGAGTTACCGCGAGGGATCTCAAGTGTACTGTCGAGCTAGTGCCTGCCGTGAAAGAGGATGAACAACGCCCGGccggggaggaggaggtgtgGCGTAAAACCAGCACGGAAGATGATTTTGAAGGTAAGCTTAATCTGCCGGTCGTCGGAGGGCTGGTCGCGGTTATCGTTTTGCTGATCGCTTTGCTGGTGTACTATTTTATGAAGTAA
- the LOC120893608 gene encoding uncharacterized protein LOC120893608, with protein MEYITIDNDSIPESDLLKLHFVLKLWIAVNTELVDYLCWNQDQTRLIVNVPAMVEQWRTGDTTIFLLNRVEDFLLMLKINGFQQCATESLEETERAKLGTGCRVFCHHQFLGSNCDFFNQWLCWHEERENDFEQKVCCTLPKDFEWPVGEELDEFHNSWLEIIFEKMKIELHLRNSICQQENVIVDIPPEYVDQVTMPAPHYGDDIAGNYGPVTREELQKFFGSRLPIYYDPTTKQENESIIEKEENEPISEDSKCYVVADAECQQHADQFADMRELYESIDFWADNDGTVIEYHEILDIPDGSETLGLEIKHEEKADKDLATLATDEETMQMSHNMSQYLTESMKCLLPPIDSD; from the exons ATGGAGTATATCACTATTGATAACGATTCCATCCCGGAATCGGATTTACTGAAGCTGCACTTCGTGCTAAAGCTCTGGATCGCGGTAAACACCGAGCTGGTGGATTATCTGTGCTGGAATCAAGATCAAACCCGGCTCATCGTCAACGTGCCCGCAATGGTGGAACAATGGCGGACGGGCGATACCACCATTTTCCTGCTCAATCGCGTTGAGGACTTTTTGCTGATGTTGAAAATTAATGGCTTCCAGCAGTGCGCCACCGAGTCGCTGGAAGAGACGGAGCGGGCCAAACTAGGGACAGGCTGCCGGGTCTTTTGCCATCATCAGTTCCTGGGCAGCAATTGTGACTTCTTCAACCAGTGGCTTTGCTGGCATGAGGAGCGCGAGAATGATTTTGAGCAGAAGGTTTGCTGCACGCTGCCGAAAGATTTTGAGTGGCCAGTGGGCGAGGAGCTGGACGAGTTTCACAACAGTTGGCTGGAAATCATATTCGAGAAGATGAAGATCGAGTTGCACCTGCGCAATAGCATTTGCCAGCAGGAAAATGTGATCGTCGATATACCGCCAGAGTATGTGGACCAGGTAACGATGCCGGCACCGCACTACGGTGACGATATTGCTGGTAACTATGGCCCGGTGACTAGGGAAGAGTTGCAGAAGTTCTTTGGCAGCAGGCTGCCTATCTATTACGATCCCACCACGAAACAAG AAAATGAGTCGATtatagagaaagaagaaaatgaacCAATATCGGAGGATAGCAAATGTTACGTAGTAGCAGATGCTGAATGCCAGCAGCACGCCGACCAATTTGCCGATATGCGGGAACTGTACGAGAGCATCGATTTCTGGGCGGATAATGACGGCACGGTGATCGAGTACCATGAGATACTGGACATTCCGGACGGTTCCGAAACACTGGGGTTGGAAATTAAGCATGAGGAGAAAGCTGATAAAGATCTAGCCACTCTTGCTACGGATGAAGAAACGATGCAAATGTCGCACAATATGTCCCAGTATCTTACGGAAAGCATGAAGTGTCTGCTTCCGCCGATAGATAGCGATTGa